A genomic region of Denticeps clupeoides chromosome 9, fDenClu1.1, whole genome shotgun sequence contains the following coding sequences:
- the LOC114796734 gene encoding speckle-type POZ protein-like, whose product MASSYNYTQHQVEEFSCSWTISNFSFADDENGASLTSSTFSDASGRLKWALQLYPNGVDSVQEGYVSCFAVLVSAPEAGVRACARLVLLNAEGQEAKVIENNYYTRVYEGDQIGSELFSRNDVLDDASGLLQDDKLTLTCKITMEKDPEISTAQVKEPDSSLAFELGELWEESLLTDCTLCVAGQEFKAHKSILAVRCPVFRAMFLQDTKEQQTNRVEIKEMEPDVLKEILTYIYSGKAPNIRQMAAKLLAAADMYLLDRLKSMCEDTLCSSLTVDNAAETLILGDLHQAQHTKNDAVTFINVNAEEVTKTDGWTTLTDDHPHLITDLYQSLVSAGEPPAKRQRRF is encoded by the exons ATGGCCAGCAGCTACAACTAcacccag CACCAAGTGGAAGAATTCTCCTGCAGCTGGACGATCAGCAACTTCAGCTTCGCAGATGATGAGAATGGCGCCTCTCTCACCAGCTCCACCTTTTCGGATGCCAGCGGACGGCTGAAATG GGCTCTGCAGTTGTACCCTAACGGCGTTGATTCTGTCCAGGAGGGCTACGTGTCATGCTTTGCCGTCCTGGTCAGTGCTCCAGAGGCAGGTGTGCGGGCCTGTGCAAGACTCGTCCTCCTCAACGCCGAGGGACAGGAGGCCAAGGTCATTG AGAATAACTACTACACCCGGGTGTACGAGGGCGATCAGATCGGCTCTGAGTTATTCAGCAGAAATGACGTGTTGGACGATGCCTCTGGACTTTTACAGGATGACAAGCTCACCCTCACCTGTAAG ATCACTATGGAGAAGGATCCAGAGATCTCCACAGCGCAGGTGAAGGAGCCAGATAGCAGCCTGGCGTTTGAGCTTGGGGAGCTGTGGGAAGAATCCCTGCTCACTGACTGCACCCTGTGTGTAGCTGGGCAGGAGTTCAAGGCCCACAAATccatcctagcag TCCGCTGTCCTGTCTTCCGTGCCATGTTCCTACAAGACACGAAAGAGCAGCAAACT AACCGCGTGGAGATTAAGGAAATGGAGCCCGACGTCCTCAAGGAGATCCTGACCTACATCTACTCGGGAAAGGCTCCCAACATTCGTCAGATGGCCGCCAAGCTGCttgctgcagcagacatg TACCTCCTGGATCGCCTCAAGTCCATGTGTGAGGACACACTGTGCAGCAGCCTCACCGTGGACAACGCTGCTGAGACCCTCATCCTGGGTGACCTTCATCAAGCTCAGCACACCAAAAACGACGctgtcacattcatcaatgt GAATGCAGAAGAAGTCACGAAGACTGACGGCTGGACGACCCTTACTGATGACCACCCACACCTCATCACAGATTTGTACCAGTCTCTGGTTTCAGCTGGAGAGCCACCAGCCAAACGCCAGAGACGTTTTTAG